One window from the genome of Alistipes sp. ZOR0009 encodes:
- the prfA gene encoding peptide chain release factor 1 encodes MSENSFLSRLEFIKIKFEEIGQQITDPDVISDMKKFIALNKEYRDLEPVVAAYERYKNVISNLSFNREVLATEKDDEMREMAKMEIDGLEAEQTELEDSIKFMLIPSDPQDAKDAILEIRGGTGGDEAAIFAGDLYRMYSKYFEKKGWRTEVTSYSEGTAGGYKEIVLKVSGDKVYGTLKYESGVHRVQRVPQTETQGRVHTSAATVAVLPEADEVDVQINMNDIRKDTYCSSGPGGQSVNTTYSAVRLTHAPTGIVVQCQDEKSQIKNFEKALNELRTRIYNMEYQKHMDEIAKQRKTLVSTGDRSAKIRTYNYPQGRITDHRINYTVYNLPAFMDGEIQDLIDKLQFTENSERLKESELS; translated from the coding sequence ATGTCAGAGAATTCTTTCCTGAGCCGACTGGAGTTTATCAAGATTAAGTTCGAAGAGATTGGACAACAAATTACCGACCCGGATGTAATTTCCGACATGAAGAAATTTATTGCCCTCAACAAGGAATACCGCGATCTTGAACCAGTTGTTGCCGCATACGAACGATATAAAAATGTAATCAGCAATCTTTCATTCAACAGAGAGGTGCTTGCCACCGAAAAGGATGATGAGATGCGCGAAATGGCAAAGATGGAAATCGACGGGCTAGAGGCTGAGCAAACCGAACTCGAAGATAGCATCAAGTTCATGCTTATTCCATCCGACCCTCAAGATGCAAAGGACGCCATCCTCGAAATTCGTGGCGGTACTGGTGGTGATGAGGCCGCAATCTTTGCAGGAGACCTCTACCGCATGTACAGCAAGTACTTCGAAAAAAAGGGTTGGCGCACCGAAGTTACCAGCTACTCCGAAGGAACTGCTGGTGGCTACAAGGAAATCGTGCTAAAGGTTTCTGGCGATAAGGTATACGGAACCCTAAAGTACGAATCGGGCGTTCACCGCGTACAACGCGTACCACAAACCGAAACACAGGGACGTGTCCACACCTCTGCGGCCACCGTTGCCGTTCTTCCCGAAGCCGACGAGGTTGATGTTCAAATCAACATGAACGATATTCGTAAGGACACCTACTGCTCTTCAGGTCCTGGAGGGCAATCGGTAAATACCACCTACTCGGCGGTACGCCTTACCCACGCACCTACTGGCATCGTTGTTCAATGTCAGGACGAAAAGTCGCAAATCAAGAACTTTGAGAAGGCCCTTAACGAGCTCCGTACCCGTATCTACAATATGGAGTACCAAAAGCACATGGACGAAATTGCAAAGCAACGTAAAACCCTTGTATCTACGGGCGACCGCTCTGCAAAGATTCGCACCTACAACTACCCTCAAGGTCGTATCACCGATCACCGCATCAACTACACCGTGTACAACCTACCGGCGTTTATGGATGGCGAAATTCAGGATCTTATCGATAAGCTACAGTTTACCGAAAATTCTGAAAGACTTAAAGAAAGCGAACTCAGCTAG
- a CDS encoding alkaline phosphatase — protein MRRILVAILALGAIAAQAQKAPKNVIIMIGDGMGYNTVALRILDTKGASNFERFNSIGSIKTYCADGKITDSAAGGSAFGIGEKTYNGAVGVDVNKTIKPNLMEVAQKNNAATGIVVTCALTHATPAAFSAHQPNRSMGEEIANDIANANIDLLVGGGMKYFAKRKDGKDLIQKVKDRGYSVYTDTSSYFASQNKKSMVILADDHMKAANKDRGNYLPRAVEKTINLLNENKKGFVMMVEGSQIDWACHGNDTEMLRAEMADFDKTIGVALDFAKKDKNTLVLVFADHETGGVTLPPVETNSLSEEYGDYTVKYSTGAHSGTLIPVFAYGPGAETFQGIYENYEIFHKILKLKGWKK, from the coding sequence ATGAGAAGAATACTCGTTGCCATCCTCGCATTAGGAGCAATTGCAGCTCAAGCTCAAAAAGCGCCTAAAAACGTTATCATCATGATAGGCGATGGAATGGGATACAACACCGTCGCCCTTAGAATTCTAGACACCAAGGGAGCATCCAACTTCGAGCGCTTTAACAGCATAGGCTCTATCAAAACCTACTGTGCCGATGGAAAAATCACCGACTCGGCAGCTGGCGGTAGCGCATTTGGCATTGGAGAGAAAACCTACAATGGAGCCGTTGGCGTTGATGTGAACAAAACCATCAAGCCAAACCTCATGGAGGTTGCCCAGAAAAACAACGCAGCGACAGGTATCGTAGTAACCTGCGCTCTAACGCACGCCACTCCTGCGGCCTTCTCGGCACATCAGCCCAATCGTAGCATGGGCGAAGAGATTGCCAACGATATTGCCAACGCCAATATCGACTTGCTTGTTGGTGGAGGCATGAAGTACTTCGCAAAAAGAAAAGACGGCAAGGATCTTATCCAAAAAGTAAAAGACAGAGGATACTCCGTATACACCGATACCAGCTCCTACTTCGCCTCTCAAAACAAAAAGTCGATGGTTATTCTTGCCGACGACCACATGAAGGCTGCCAATAAGGACAGAGGAAACTACCTGCCCCGTGCAGTAGAAAAAACCATCAACCTTTTAAACGAAAACAAAAAGGGCTTTGTAATGATGGTTGAAGGCTCGCAAATAGACTGGGCTTGCCATGGTAACGACACTGAAATGCTTAGAGCCGAAATGGCCGATTTCGACAAAACCATTGGAGTTGCTCTAGATTTTGCAAAAAAGGATAAAAACACCCTTGTGCTCGTTTTTGCCGACCACGAAACAGGCGGAGTTACCCTTCCTCCTGTCGAAACGAACAGCCTAAGCGAGGAATACGGCGACTACACCGTTAAGTACTCTACTGGCGCGCACAGCGGAACCCTAATTCCCGTATTTGCCTACGGTCCTGGAGCCGAAACCTTCCAAGGAATCTACGAAAACTACGAGATCTTCCACAAAATTTTAAAGCTTAAAGGCTGGAAAAAATAG
- a CDS encoding LiaF transmembrane domain-containing protein, with product MKHSCCSHSNTMKKIVLGLTLIAAGIIFMLDKMNLITPEVKDWLFTWPMLLMAIGVVNLFSKDSFVAGLILIMVGGFFLIPKIIFFPFNFFSMFWPLLLIGAGVLVILKHSFGRAPRERYDYFRHSRMGEDGATNTTTATPNVDGYVEDFNLFGGSKRKMNSKFRGGKFVNIFGGAEVDLSQAIIDGDTAMIETICVFGGVTLFVPSDWEVHVEVVSILGGFSDKRSYVRTSVGENKKVLVVKGVCVFGGGEIKSV from the coding sequence ATGAAACATTCATGCTGTTCCCATTCCAATACGATGAAGAAGATTGTACTGGGCCTTACTCTTATTGCTGCAGGTATAATATTTATGCTCGATAAGATGAATCTTATTACGCCAGAAGTTAAAGATTGGCTTTTTACTTGGCCCATGCTTCTGATGGCTATAGGTGTTGTGAATTTATTTAGTAAGGACAGCTTTGTGGCCGGGCTAATTTTGATAATGGTAGGAGGCTTTTTCTTAATCCCCAAAATTATATTCTTCCCTTTCAACTTCTTTAGCATGTTTTGGCCTTTGCTGCTCATTGGTGCTGGTGTTTTGGTGATACTAAAGCATTCTTTTGGAAGAGCGCCAAGGGAACGTTATGACTACTTTAGGCATAGCAGAATGGGTGAAGATGGTGCTACAAATACTACGACTGCAACTCCGAATGTGGATGGATATGTTGAGGATTTCAACCTTTTTGGAGGGTCGAAGCGCAAAATGAATTCGAAGTTTAGAGGTGGTAAGTTTGTGAATATTTTTGGCGGGGCCGAGGTTGATTTGTCTCAGGCAATCATAGATGGCGACACAGCAATGATCGAGACCATTTGCGTGTTTGGCGGTGTCACCCTTTTTGTGCCTTCTGACTGGGAAGTTCATGTTGAGGTTGTTTCTATTCTTGGAGGATTTAGCGATAAGCGTAGCTACGTAAGAACAAGCGTTGGCGAAAACAAAAAAGTTCTTGTAGTTAAAGGTGTTTGCGTGTTTGGTGGTGGCGAAATAAAAAGTGTTTAA
- a CDS encoding sensor histidine kinase codes for MISHPLTNNKVLAYGYVIIWAFIFTLNSFLGYFYGNAPIAELLGGNLIFCLVFAILSLPLWYTVSSCREQRSWSAFMLNHLATAAIFIVVWFSISYNVDVFFFPNGKTASIPVEDHLPFVVLQGVMGYTIVVMAYYLHMYANDLRSKHEKEMQLQRSLKEVEISMLRSQINPHFLFNSLNSISSLTMVDAERAQEMVIKLSDYMRYTVSQEKSVMATLGREIDNIHRYLDIEKTRFGSKLQYKFDIDDDSVEAAIPGMILQPLYENAIKHGVYESTEPILIETRAFMDDDVLIVSIKNNYQIGAPMVAGAGIGLRNIAERLKLIYQNETLLRIKNENQQFEVTLIIPPVKSRGK; via the coding sequence ATGATTAGCCATCCACTTACAAACAATAAAGTTCTTGCATACGGGTATGTCATTATTTGGGCATTCATATTTACCTTGAATAGCTTTTTAGGGTATTTCTATGGCAATGCTCCTATTGCAGAGCTGCTAGGCGGAAATTTGATTTTCTGCTTAGTTTTTGCAATCCTTTCGCTTCCGTTATGGTATACCGTTAGCAGCTGCCGCGAGCAGCGTTCGTGGAGTGCTTTTATGCTGAACCATTTGGCAACTGCTGCTATATTTATTGTGGTTTGGTTTAGCATAAGCTATAATGTTGATGTCTTTTTCTTCCCTAATGGAAAAACGGCGTCGATCCCTGTCGAAGATCATTTACCTTTTGTTGTTTTGCAGGGCGTTATGGGCTATACAATAGTTGTTATGGCCTACTATCTTCATATGTATGCCAACGATTTACGAAGTAAGCACGAAAAGGAAATGCAGCTACAGCGCTCTTTGAAGGAGGTTGAAATAAGTATGCTTCGTTCTCAAATCAATCCTCATTTCCTTTTTAATAGCCTAAACTCCATAAGTTCGCTAACAATGGTTGATGCCGAGCGGGCACAAGAAATGGTTATAAAGTTGTCAGATTACATGCGCTATACCGTATCGCAAGAGAAATCGGTAATGGCAACACTCGGGAGAGAAATCGATAATATTCACCGTTATCTCGATATCGAGAAAACGAGGTTTGGTTCTAAGCTTCAGTACAAATTTGATATCGATGATGATTCTGTAGAGGCTGCCATTCCAGGGATGATTCTTCAGCCTCTCTACGAGAACGCCATCAAGCATGGAGTGTACGAAAGTACAGAGCCAATTTTGATCGAAACAAGGGCATTTATGGATGACGATGTTTTAATTGTTTCCATAAAAAATAACTATCAGATTGGCGCACCAATGGTTGCAGGCGCCGGAATTGGACTCCGAAATATAGCAGAGCGGCTTAAACTTATTTACCAGAACGAAACGCTACTGCGCATAAAGAACGAAAATCAGCAATTTGAGGTTACGCTTATTATACCACCTGTAAAAAGTAGAGGCAAATGA
- a CDS encoding LytR/AlgR family response regulator transcription factor, with amino-acid sequence MIRALIVDDEEPARLLVRKFLSDFTDVEIVGECEDGLSAAKCINEHRPEMIFLDVQMPKISGFELLEIIEHKPHVIFTTAYDSYAIKAFDENAVDYLLKPFSRERFAEAVRKVMARISNQIDQNYSEVIALAEGKTEILQRIAVKSGSRIEVIPVSGVIFLESEGDYVVIHTKEGRFLKEKTMKYFEQHLDPNTFIRIHRSYIINVNEISRIELFEKESYLIKLKNGAQVKASNAGYKALKEMLNI; translated from the coding sequence ATGATACGGGCGTTAATAGTAGATGATGAGGAGCCAGCAAGGTTACTGGTTCGTAAGTTTCTTTCCGATTTTACGGATGTTGAAATTGTAGGAGAGTGCGAAGATGGCCTTTCTGCCGCAAAGTGTATTAACGAGCACAGGCCTGAGATGATTTTCTTGGACGTTCAGATGCCGAAGATATCGGGATTTGAGTTGCTCGAAATTATAGAGCATAAACCGCATGTAATTTTTACAACAGCATACGATAGCTACGCGATCAAGGCATTCGACGAAAATGCTGTAGATTACCTTTTGAAGCCGTTCTCTCGCGAGCGATTCGCCGAAGCGGTTCGTAAGGTAATGGCTCGTATTTCCAACCAGATTGATCAGAACTATAGCGAGGTGATTGCCTTGGCTGAGGGGAAAACGGAAATTTTACAGCGTATTGCGGTAAAATCGGGCAGCCGTATAGAGGTTATACCTGTTAGTGGGGTTATATTTTTGGAATCGGAAGGCGATTACGTGGTAATCCACACGAAGGAGGGGCGATTCTTAAAGGAAAAGACGATGAAGTATTTCGAGCAGCATCTGGATCCTAATACATTTATTCGTATCCATCGTTCGTATATCATAAACGTAAATGAAATTAGCCGAATAGAGCTGTTTGAAAAGGAAAGCTACCTTATTAAGCTCAAAAATGGCGCACAGGTTAAGGCAAGCAATGCGGGATATAAGGCCCTGAAGGAGATGCTTAATATATAG